A window of the Plasmodium falciparum 3D7 genome assembly, chromosome: 3 genome harbors these coding sequences:
- a CDS encoding stevor: MKMYNLKMLLFTFLINTLALPHYDNYQNSHYNINLIQYRAQRTTINSRLLAQTKNHNPHYHNDPELKEIIDKMNEEAIKKYQQTHDPYKQLKDVVEKNGTKYTGGKDAEPMSTLEKELLETYEEMFGNESDMLKSGMSPNVDEKSSTCECTDINGVKLAKTKGRDKYLKHLKHRCIGGICSCSVGSFLLTMFGLHAAKVAAVAAVLSTYGKTSTCSSVLSITNMFNPATLQSVLCATNGCTIGASDVVLPATSAAMGTFQPCGIAALVLLILAVVLIILYIWLYRRRKNSWKHECKKHLCK, encoded by the exons atgaagatgtaTAACCTTAAAATGTTATTGTTtacctttttaataaatacattagCATTACCACATTAT gataattatcaaaatagccattataatataaacctAATACAATATAGAGCACAAAGAACAACGATAAATTCAAGATTATTAGCACAAACAAAAAATCATAATCCGCATTATCATAATGACCCAGAACTCAAAGAAATAATTGATAAAATGAACGAGGAAGCAATCAAAAAATACCAACAAACTCATGATCCATATAAACAATTGAAAGATGTAgtagaaaaaaatggaaCAAAATATACAGGTGGTAAAGATGCAGAACCTATGTCAACGctagaaaaagaattattggAAACATATGAAGAAATGTTTGGTAACGAAAGTGATATGTTGAAGTCGGGAATGAGTCCAAATGTTGATGAAAAATCTTCAACATGTGAATGTACTGATATTAATGGTGTGAAATTAGCAAAAACAAAAGGAAGAGATAAGTATTTAAAACACCTAAAACACAGATGTATAGGTGGAATATGTTCTTGTTCAGTAGGTAGTTTCCTATTAACAATGTTCGGTTTGCATGCTGCTAAAGTTGCTGCTGTTGCTGCCGTCCTTTCTACCTATGGAAAAACTTCAACTTGTTCATCAGTTCTTTCTATAACTAATATGTTTAATCCTGCTACATTACAGTCAGTTCTTTGTGCAACCAATGGTTGTACTATTGGTGCTTCTGATGTAGTATTACCTGCTACAAGTGCTGCTATGGGAACATTTCAACCTTGTGGTATTGCAGCTTTGGTTCTGCTTATATTAGCTGTTgtacttataatattatatatatggttgtataggagaagaaaaaattcGTGGAAACATGAATGCAAGAAACATTTATGCaagtaa
- a CDS encoding rifin yields the protein MKVHYFNIFLFSLPLNIILLSSQVYNQRNHYMKPHTYTNRSLCECELYAPSNYDNDPEMKAVMQGFDRQTSQRFEEYNERLLENKQKCKEQCNKEIQKIILKDKLEKELMDKIVTLDTDIQSDAIPTCVCEKSVADKVEKTCLKCAGVLGGGVTPAWGLISGIVYTGWKTAALAAATKEAIAEAAAKGAAAGLKAGVKSVISEVSSLFGVSTIDDKALGLVINATNYRDAQLISGAIYKQFEMTCMPPGALPNLSNPICISMWSKFVSTNGSSRDLIKNNIKTYVQSFVSQAETTAAHVTKTTTEKVTTELTTEKTGEIAATYMGYQTPIIASIVAILVIVLVMVIIYLILRYRRKKKMKKKLQYIKLLEE from the exons atgaaagtccattattttaatatatttttattttcccttccattaaatataatattattatcatcacaa GTATATAATCAAAGGAACCATTACATGAAACCACATACGTACACCAATAGATCATTATGCGAGTGTGAATTGTATGCACCATCTAACTATGATAATGACCCTGAAATGAAAGCAGTAATGCAAGGTTTTGATCGTCAAACGTCGCAACGTTTTGAAGAATACAATGAACGCTTGCTcgaaaacaaacaaaaatgtaaagaaCAATGTAATAAAGAAatccaaaaaattatattaaaagataaattagaaaaagaattaatggACAAAATTGTCACGTTAGACACGGATATACAAAGTGATGCCATTCCAACATGCGTTTGCGAAAAATCAGTCGCAGATAAAGTGGAAAAAACATGTTTGAAATGTGCAGGTGTTTTGGGAGGTGGTGTGACACCTGCTTGGGGTTTGATCAGCGGTATTGTATATACTGGATGGAAAACAGCCGCGTTAGCCGCTGCTACGAAAGAGGCTATAGCTGAGGCTGCAGCTAAGGGTGCTGCTGCAGGTCTTAAGGCAGGTGTTAAATCAGTTATTTCAGAAGTAAGTTCACTATTTGGTGTATCAACTATAGATGATAAGGCATTGGGTTTAGTTATTAATGCAACAAATTATAGAGATGCCCAACTAATTTCTGGAGCTATTTATAAACAATTTGAAATGACATGTATGCCTCCTGGCGCTCTCCCTAATCTTAGTAATCCTATTTGTATTTCGATGTGGAGTAAATTTGTATCTACAAATGGTTCAAGTAgagatttaataaaaaataatataaaaacatatgtaCAATCTTTCGTCTCACAAGCCGAAACTACTGCTGCTCACGTTACAAAGACCACTACTGAGAAGGTAACTACTGAACTCACAACTGAAAAGACCGGTGAGATAGCAGCTACTTATATGGGTTACCAAACTCCTATTATTGCTTCCATCGTTGCAATATTGGTAATCGTTTTGGTtatggtgataatatatttaattttgcGTTAtcgaagaaaaaagaaaatgaagaaaaaactcCAATATATCAAATTATTAGAAGAATAG
- a CDS encoding erythrocyte membrane protein 1, PfEMP1: protein MGRPKRAPAAKEPDYSSAKDAKELLDMIGQTVHSKVHREDANYRGKLYGLLTQAQFSNKERVHINNPCLLDYNYDTNVTSNVIDPCEHKSVERFSEVSGGECDEKKIKGSNGGACAPFRRLHVCDRNLEQIKPHTITATHNLLVDVCYAAQFEGKSISGYYPRYQTKYKDSGSTICTVLARSFADIGDIIRGKDLYEGYDQKDKEQKVKLENKLKDIFKNIYNELTSTNGKKGKKQALQARYQDDGSGNYYQLREDWWDANRAKVWYAITCGAGTSDKYFRKTCSNDTSDTNEKCRCVSTDPPTYFDYVPQYLRWFEEWTEEFCRKKKKKLEDVIKKCRYDENNERKYCSRNGFDCKDTIRAQEKLVKGYDCHKCSVACDDFEPWIKNQKQEFEKQKGKYTKEMQKYANGTTTKETSNGPINNLYADDFYKKLQEHYPSVDEFLEKLNEQQICKDEPKVKEETISRVDFKNVDAFSYKEYCDTCPWCGTEKKQDGTLRYKEDVECRNQPTTPLDNTKSTDIQLSFTDKGNPKILEKFKNLCEENNEKTINWKCHYKEKNVYKDDSDKDYCVLQDGNQNIKDQTIMSFESFFWSWVSRMLNDSIKWRNQHSKCINNKKETKCIEGCKKTCECFEKWVGQKKTEWRKIKHHFDQQENLKGRDRNITLKYYLDILFKEKIKEAYGDERESKELEEKLNNIEGSQQAGDTEHSEFAVDVLLKHEEEIAENCIKYNPEDTCPTSDTGSRARSDHHDPPPVIPRNDFEDEKDKQPEFKDPGRESEDDDDDEDELPPEDEAKEQEEEEKGAGEDEAASEAEASGPKVEVEGKPPCDIVQTLFESTKNLSDACGLKYGPGGKEKFPNWKCISSGSDTGSTTKQNDSEGSEGGHRSKRHTESSDSTTTSSGSVCVPPRRRKLYVGELTKWAEEARKSSTSPQPGESGVANASASSTSSPTDATQLLRDAFIQSAAIETFFLWHKYKAENTRDNKSPLGNGGVAQFFGSYSGSESEEKTPQQWLQSGTIPTDFLRQMFYTLGDYRDLCVGVKEDVINALKASGDNPTNKLTIQQISEKIKNVIEKSGDTPSRTPPGQQPSDNDPKSWWKLHAPYIWNGMIYALTYDTNTASGEKKIEKDDAVYKKLWDEANNKPKKDNGQQDYTYEKVEIKEEDSGQKASTASQTPSPRASGENKPTTLDSFVKRPTYFRYLEEWGETFCRERKKRLEKIKVDCEVEENTGARGGTTKQKYSGDGEECSKIVENKDKIFKDLEKPSCATPCGLYKRWIRRKKDEYNKQKSAYNEQKTKYENGNNKGGGGNGVCGTLQENAADFLKKLGPCSKTYNENGVGKTDFDDDKTFKHTKHCDPCPKFNVNCKNCNSSGGGTKVECNGRNSGTTTITASDIKNGGDSTEINMLVSDKFTTKFEGDGLKACKNANIFKSIRKDVWKCVNICGVDVCGLKKGDNNGELDDKQIILVRALIKRWLEYFLEDYNKIKKKLKSCTEKGEGSPCIKECVDTWITEKRKEWKTIKERYVDKYTKENDGSNDLTTFLQQGPFYSLVEEAKKVVKCKDEQEKLWGCTGNTTGHAQDKCENGDFITNLISKLQEKISECTSQSSGSDCTLSTENPSTTLDDEEPLEEVDQNPEDAQKMIPKICGDVIPKEEAKEEGGCTPDIKKEEEKKEEKKKPEQTAEKPAAETKAKEEKPAQDEAGPPPADPLPAREPFDPTILQTTIPFGVALALGSIAFLFLKKKTKSPVDLFSVINIPKSDYDIPTKLSPNRYIPYTSGKYRGKRYIYLEGDSGTDSGYTDHYSDITSSSESEYEELDINDIYAPRAPKYKTLIEVVLEPSGNNTTASGNNTTASGNNTTASGKNTPSDTQNDIQNDDIPSSKITDNEWNTLKHDFISQYLQSEQPNDVPNDYSSGDIPLNTQPNTLYFDKPEEKPFITSIHDRNLYTGEEYSYNINMSTNSMDDIPINSHNNIYSGIDLINDSLNSNNVDIYDEVLKRKENELFGTNHVKHTNTHNVTKSSNSDPIDNQLDLFHTWLDRHRDMCEKWNNKEEVLNKLKEEWENETHSGNTHTSDSNKTLNTDVSIQIDMDNPKPINQFTNMDTILEDLEKYNEPYYDVQDDIYYDVHDHDTSTVDSNNMDVPSKVQIEMDVNTKLVKEKYPIGDVWDI, encoded by the exons ATGGGTCGCCCGAAGCGTGCGCCTGCCGCAAAAGAACCTGACTATAGTAGTGCCAAAGATGCAAAGGAACTTTTGGATATGATTGGACAAACTGTGCACTCAAAAGTGCATAGAGAAGATGCAAATTATAGAGGAAAATTGTATGGACTTTTGACACAAGCACAATTTTCTAATAAGGAGAGAGTTCACATCAATAATCCATGCCTACttgattataattatgatactAATGTTACTAGTAACGTAATTGATCCGTGCGAGCACAAATCAGTAGAACGTTTTTCTGAAGTAAGTGGTGGTGAATGtgatgagaaaaaaataaaaggtaGTAATGGTGGCGCCTGCGCGCCTTTCAGACGATTACATGTATGTGATAGAAATTTAGAACAGATAAAACCTCATACAATAACAGCAACACATAACTTATTGGTGGATGTGTGTTATGCAGCACAATTTGAAGGAAAATCAATTTCAGGTTATTATCCAAGATatcaaacaaaatataaggaTTCTGGTTCTACAATATGTACTGTATTAGCACGAAGTTTTGCAGATATAGGCGATATTATCAGAGGAAAAGATCTGTATGAGGGTTATGATCAAAAAGATAAAGAACAAAAAGTTAAATTAGAAAATAAGTTGAAAGATATTTtcaagaatatatataatgagtTGACGTCGACGAATGGGAAGAAGGGGAAGAAGCAGGCGCTACAAGCTCGCTACCAAGATGATGGATCTGGAAATTATTATCAATTACGAGAAGATTGGTGGGATGCGAATCGCGCCAAAGTATGGTATGCTATCACTTGTGGTGCAGGAACTAGTGATAAATATTTTCGAAAAACATGTTCTAATGACACATCAGACACTAACGAAAAATGTCGATGTGTCAGTACCGATCCTCCTACGTATTTTGACTACGTGCCGCAGTATCTTCGCTGGTTCGAGGAATGGACCGAAGAATTTTgcaggaaaaagaaaaaaaaattggaagATGTTATAAAGAAATGTCgttatgatgaaaataatgaacgAAAATATTGTAGTCGTAATGGATTTGATTGTAAAGATACAATTAGAGCACAGGAGAAACTTGTTAAAGGTTATGATTGTCATAAATGTTCTGTAGCCTGTGATGATTTTGAACCCTGGATAAAAAACCAAAAACAAGAAtttgaaaaacaaaaaggaaaatatacaaaagaaaTGCAAAAATATGCAAACGGAACAACAACAAAAGAAACGTCAAATGGTcctattaataatttatatgcagatgatttttataaaaaactGCAAGAACATTATCCATCAGTCGATGAATttttagaaaaattaaatgaacaaCAAATATGTAAAGATGAACCTAAAGTAAAAGAGGAAACAATAAGTCGTGTTGATTTCAAAAATGTAGATGCTTTTTCTTATAAGGAATATTGCGATACATGTCCTTGGTGTGGAactgaaaaaaaacaagatgGAACATTGAGATATAAAGAGGATGTGGAATGTAGAAATCAACCTACAACACCCTTGGATAATACAAAGAGTACTGATATACAACTAAGTTTCACTGATAAAGGAAACCCAAAAATTCtagaaaaatttaaaaatctttgtgaagaaaataatgagaAAACCATAAATTGGAAATGtcattataaagaaaaaaatgtatacaaaGATGATTCTGATAAGGATTATTGTGTACTACAAGATGGAAACCAGAATATAAAGGACCAAACAATTATGTCGTTTGAATCATTTTTTTGGAGTTGGGTTTCACGAATGTTAAATGATTCTATAAAATGGAGAAACCAACATAGTAagtgtataaataataaaaaagaaactaAATGCATAGAGGGATGTAAAAAGACTTGTGAATGTTTTGAAAAATGGGTTGGACAAAAAAAAACCGAATGGCGGAAAATTAAACACCATTTTGATCAGCAAGAAAATTTGAAAGGAAGGGATCGTAATATAACacttaaatattatttggaTATTTTGTTTAAAGAGAAAATTAAAGAAGCTTATGGAGATGAAAGGGAATCGAAAGAACTAgaggaaaaattaaataacatTGAAGGATCGCAACAAGCAGGAGATACAGAACATTCAGAATTTGCAGTTgatgtattattaaaacaCGAAGAAGAAATTGCCGAAAATTGTATAAAATACAACCCAGAAGATACATGTCCCACTAGTGACACTGGAAGCCGCGCCCGCTCCGACCACCACGACCCACCACCTGTCATCCCACGTAACGACTTCGAAGACGAAAAAGACAAACAACCCGAATTCAAAGACCCCGGTCGCGAATCGGAAGACGACGACGACGACGAAGACGAACTACCACCGGAAGACGAAGCCAAAGAACAAGAGGAGGAGGAGAAAGGTGCAGGTGAAGACGAGGCGGCGTCGGAGGCGGAGGCGTCGGGACCAAAAGTGGAAGTGGAAGGGAAGCCGCCATGTGATATAGTACAAACACTATTTGAGAGCACCAAAAATTTGTCCGACGCATGTGGTCTAAAATACGGTCCAGgcggaaaagaaaaattccCCAATTGGAAGTGCATAAGTAGTGGTAGTGACACGGGTAGTACCACTAAACAAAATGATAGTGAAGGTAGTGAGGGTGGTCATCGTAGTAAGCGTCATACCGAAAGTAGTGATAGTACCACCACTAGTAGTGGTAGTGTTTGTGTGCCACCCAGGAGGCGAAAACTATACGTGGGAGAGTTAACGAAGTGGGCGGAGGAGGCCAGGAAGAGTTCGACGTCACCACAACCAGGTGAAAGTGGTGTTGCAAACGCCTCGGCGTCGTCGACCTCGTCGCCTACAGACGCGACTCAGCTCCTCCGCGACGCCTTCATCCAATCTGCGGCAATAGAGACGTTTTTTTTGTGGCATAAGTATAAAGCGGAAAACACGAGGGACAATAAGTCGCCACTCGGTAACGGTGGAGTAGCACAATTTTTCGGCAGCTACAGTGGAAGTGAAAGTGAGGAGAAAACCCCTCAACAGTGGTTACAAAGTGGTACAATCCCCACCGATTTTTTGCGTCAAATGTTTTATACTTTAGGAGATTATAGAGATTTATGTGTAGGTGTTAAAGAAGATGTGATTAACGCGTTAAAAGCTAGTGGTGACAACCCAACTAACAAACTCACTATACAACAAATATcggagaaaataaaaaatgttattgAAAAAAGTGGTGACACACCTAGTCGTACACCTCCTGGCCAACAACCTAGTGACAATGACCCTAAATCCTGGTGGAAACTTCACGCCCCTTATATTTGGAATGGAATGATATATGCTCTAACATATGACACAAACACAGCGAGTggcgaaaaaaaaatagaaaaggaTGATGCAGTGTACAAGAAACTGTGGGACGAAGCCAACAACAAACCCAAAAAGGACAACGGCCAACAGGACTACACGTATGAAAAAGTGGAAATTAAAGAAGAAGATAGTGGCCAAAAGGCCTCCACCGCCTCCCAAACCCCCTCCCCCCGCGCTAGTGGTGAAAACAAACCCACCACCCTTGACTCCTTCGTCAAACGCCCCACCTACTTCCGTTACCTTGAAGAATGGGGAGAAACATTTTGTAGAGAAAGGAAAAAGAGATTGGAGAAGATTAAAGTGGATTGTGAGGTGGAAGAAAATACTGGTGCTCGTGGTGGTACAACAAAACAAAAGTATAGTGGGGATGGGGAAGAGTGTAGTAAAATAGTAGAAAATAAggataaaatttttaaggATTTAGAAAAGCCGAGTTGTGCAACACCTTGTGGATTGTATAAAAGGTGGATAAGAAGGAAAAAGGacgaatataataaacaaaaaagtgcatataatgaacaaaaaacaaaatacgAAAATGGAAATAATAAGGGTGGTGGTGGTAATGGAGTTTGTGGAACACTACAGGAGAACGCTGCagactttttaaaaaagttaGGACCATGTTCTAAAACTTATAATGAGAATGGAGTGGGTAAAACGGATtttgatgatgataaaaccTTTAAACATACAAAACATTGTGATCCATGTCCTAAATTTAACGTAAATTGTAAAAATTGTAATAGTAGTGGTGGTGGTACAAAAGTGGAGTGCAATGGTAGAAATAGTGGAACAACGACTATTACTGCAAGTGATATTAAGAATGGAGGGGATTCTACTGAAATAAATATGCTTGTGAGTGATAAATTTACAACGAAATTTGAAGGTGATGGTTTAAAGGCTTGTAAAAAtgcaaatatttttaaaagtatCAGAAAGGATGTATGGAAATGTGTTAATATTTGTGGTGTAGATGTATGTGGTCTTAAAAAAGGAGATAATAATGGTGAATTAGATgataaacaaattatattagTTAGAGCATTGATTAAAAGATGgttagaatattttttagaagattataataaaattaaaaaaaaattaaaatcatGTACAGAAAAGGGTGAAGGATCACCATGTATAAAAGAATGTGTAGATACATGGATAAcagaaaaaaggaaagaatGGAAAACAATAAAAGAACGTTACGTTGACaaatatacaaaagaaaatgatggTTCTAATGATTTAACTACTTTTTTACAGCAGGGACCCTTTTACAGCTTGGTTGAGGAAGCCAAAAAAGTGGTTAAATGTAAAGACGAACAAGAAAAATTATGGGGATGTACTGGTAATACTACAGGTCATGCGCAAGACAAATGTGAGAATGGGGATTTTATAACAAATTTAATTTCTAAACTTCAAGAAAAAATTAGTGAGTGTACATCCCAATCTAGTGGTAGTGACTGTACCCTCTCCACAGAAAACCCCTCCACCACCCTTGACGATGAGGAACCCCTTGAAGAGGTAGACCAAAACCCAGAGGATGCACAGAAGATGATACCCAAAATTTGTGGAGATGTGATACCAAAAGAGGAAGCGAAAGAAGAAGGCGGATGTACACCAGACattaaaaaggaagaagaaaaaaaagaggaaaaaaaaaaacccgAACAAACTGCAGAAAAACCAGCAGCAGAAACCAAAGCCAAAGAGGAAAAACCCGCCCAAGACGAAGCCGGACCTCCACCAGCAGATCCCCTCCCTGCGCGCGAACCTTTCGACCCAACTATACTACAAACAACCATTCCTTTTGGAGTTGCGTTAGCATTAGGATCCAttgcttttttatttttgaag aaaaaaactAAAAGCCCTGTGGACCTTTTCAGTGTTATTAATATCCCCAAAAGTGATTATGATATACCGACAAAACTTTCACCCAATAGATATATACCTTATACTAGTGGTAAATACAGAGGCAAACGGTACATTTACCTTGAAGGAGATAGTGGAACTGATAGTGGTTACACTGATCATTATAGTGATATTACTTCATCTTCCGAAAGTGAGTATGAAGAATtggatattaatgatatatatgcacCACGTGCTCctaaatataaaactttGATAGAAGTAGTACTAGAACCTAGTGGTAACAACACAACAGCTAGTGGTAACAACACAACAGCTAGTGGTAACAACACAACAGCTAGTGGTAAAAACACACCTAGTGATACACAAaatgatatacaaaatgatgatataccTAGTAGTAAAATTACAGATAATGAGTGGAATACATTGAAACATGATTTTATATCACAATATCTACAAAGTGAACAACCAAATGATGTACCAAATGATTATAGTAGTGGTGATATTCCATTGAATACACAACCGAatactttatattttgataaacCTGAAGAAAAGCCTTTTATTACTTCTATTCATGATAGAAATTTATATACTGGAGAAGAATatagttataatattaatatgagtACTAATAGTATGGATGATATTCCAATTAAtagtcataataatatttatagtgGTATAGATTTAATTAATGATTCGTTGAATAGTAATAAtgttgatatatatgatgaagttttgaaaagaaaagaaaatgaattatttggGACAAATCATGTGAAACATACTAATACACACAATGTTACCAAATCAAGTAATAGTGATCCTATAGATAATCAGTTGGATTTGTTCCATACGTGGTTAGATAGACATAGAGATATGTGCGAGAAGTggaataataaagaagaagtattaaataaattaaaagaagagtGGGAAAATGAGACACATAGTGGTAACACTCACACTAGTGATAGTAACAAAACGTTAAATACTGATGTTTCTATTCAGATAGATATGGATAATCCTAAACCTATAAATCAATTTACTAATATGGATACTATCTTGGAGGATctggaaaaatataatgaacctTATTATGATGTGCAAgatgatatttattatgatgtACATGATCATGATACATCAACTGtggatagtaataatatggatgTTCCTAGTAAAGTACAAATTGAAATGGATGTAAATACCAAATTGGTGAAAGAGAAATATCCTATAGGAGATGTGtgggatatataa
- a CDS encoding rifin has protein sequence MKLHYTKILLFFFPLYILVTSYHVYSKNKPSITSHHTPITTSRVLSEKDLQSSIYDNDADMKSVKENFDRRTSQRFEEYEERVKDKRQKCKEQRDKDIQKIVLKDKMEKNLAEKVEIGCLRCGCALGGGVAPIWGLVSGLWYATWSQYVSAKVLEEATNAAIKAGIIKAIEGLKELQDLGKLVGDKWSNIVTPETYSNPNLLSRALQRVNIAMCYSESNENVLFCNAIQRRPESVFVPASKVAADAGEAGKAVYLATEKAELLKIAPATNALTTAIIASVVAIIIIALVMIIIYLVLRYRRKKKMKKKLQYIKLLNE, from the exons atgaaactgCACTAcactaaaatattattatttttctttccattatatatattggtaACATCATATCAT gtGTATAGTAAAAACAAACCATCCATCACATCACATCATACACCAATTACTACATCACGAGTGTTAAGCGAAAAGGACTTACAATCATCAatttatgataatgatgCGGATATGAAATCAGTAAAGGAAAATTTCGATCGACGAACATCACAACGTTTTGAAGAATACGAAGAACGTGTGAAGGATAAACGCCAAAAATGTAAAGAACAACGTGACAaagatatacaaaaaattgttttaaaagataaaatggaGAAAAACTTAGCAGAAAAAGTAGAAATAGGTTGTCTGAGATGTGGGTGTGCGTTAGGAGGTGGTGTTGCACCTATTTGGGGACTGGTTAGCGGTTTATGGTATGCGACATGGTCACAATATGTTTCTGCAAAGGTCCTTGAAGAGGCTACTAATGCTGCTATTAAAGCAGGTATAATTAAAGCGATTGAAGGATTAAAAGAATTACAAGATTTAGGTAAATTAGTTGGGGATAAGTGGTCAAATATAGTTACTCCAGAAACTTATTCCAATCCCAATCTACTTTCGAGAGCACTTCAGAGGGTAAATATTGCAATGTGCTATTCCGAATCTAATGAAAATGTACTTTTTTGTAATGCTATACAACGAAGACCTGAAAGTGTTTTTGTTCCTGCTTCAAAAGTTGCAGCAGATGCTGGTGAAGCTGGTAAGGCTGTATACTTAGCTACTGAAAAAGCAGAACTTCTCAAAATCGCACCTGCTACTAATGCTTTAACTACTGCCATAATAGCTTCAGTTGTtgcaataataattatagctttagttatgataattatatatttagttTTACGTTATcgtagaaaaaagaaaatgaagaaaaaactccaatatataaaattattaaatgaataa